Proteins co-encoded in one Arthrobacter sp. ERGS1:01 genomic window:
- the frr gene encoding ribosome recycling factor, protein MIEETLLEAEEKMDKAIEVAKEDFAAVRTGRANPSLFSKVLVDYYGAPTPLQQLASFAVPEARTLLITPFDRTALHDIERALSSSDVGANPSNDGNVIRVVMPELTQERRKEYVKLVRTKGEDAKVSVRNIRRKAKEALDKLVKDGEAGEDEGARAEKELDALTKAHTDNVDELLKRKEVELLEV, encoded by the coding sequence GTGATCGAAGAGACTTTGCTCGAGGCCGAGGAAAAGATGGATAAGGCCATTGAGGTAGCCAAAGAGGATTTCGCCGCCGTCCGCACGGGCCGCGCGAACCCGTCGCTCTTCTCCAAGGTCCTGGTCGACTACTACGGTGCACCGACCCCGCTCCAGCAGCTGGCATCCTTTGCCGTGCCGGAAGCGCGCACCCTGCTGATCACCCCCTTCGACCGCACCGCCCTGCACGACATCGAGCGGGCCCTGAGCTCCTCCGACGTCGGCGCCAACCCGTCCAACGACGGCAACGTGATCCGCGTGGTCATGCCGGAGCTGACGCAGGAACGCCGCAAGGAGTACGTCAAGCTGGTCCGTACCAAGGGTGAGGACGCGAAGGTTTCCGTCCGCAACATCCGCCGCAAGGCCAAGGAAGCCCTGGACAAGCTGGTCAAGGACGGCGAAGCCGGCGAGGACGAAGGCGCCCGTGCCGAGAAGGAACTCGACGCGCTCACCAAGGCCCACACGGACAACGTCGATGAGCTGCTCAAGCGCAAGGAAGTCGAGCTTCTCGAGGTCTAA
- a CDS encoding LytR/AlgR family response regulator transcription factor translates to MINVLVVDDEVPAVEEMAYLLGRDPRIGSIHRATCGAQAIEILAAEDVSAVFLDIHMPGISGLELAGVINKRANPPLVVFVTADDDRALEAFDVAAVDYLLKPVRAERLATTVGRLTDLVTRPAGDGQVEMITVGQGGTSRVISLDEVRFVQAQGDYARLHTAESSYLVRVPLADLEQRWAASGFVRIHRSFLVCMPFVTALKLGAAKPTILVSNAELPVSRRHLPLLRERLQATRVRPSA, encoded by the coding sequence ATGATTAACGTCCTGGTGGTCGACGACGAGGTGCCCGCCGTCGAAGAGATGGCATACCTGCTGGGCCGGGACCCGCGGATCGGGAGCATTCACCGTGCCACGTGCGGGGCGCAGGCGATCGAGATCCTTGCCGCCGAGGACGTCAGCGCCGTGTTCCTGGACATCCACATGCCCGGCATCTCCGGACTGGAGCTGGCAGGGGTCATCAACAAGCGGGCGAACCCGCCGCTGGTGGTGTTCGTGACGGCCGACGACGACCGCGCCCTCGAGGCGTTTGACGTCGCCGCGGTGGACTACCTCCTCAAGCCCGTGCGGGCCGAACGCCTGGCCACGACCGTTGGCCGGCTGACCGACCTTGTCACCCGGCCGGCCGGGGACGGCCAGGTGGAAATGATCACCGTTGGCCAGGGCGGGACCAGTCGCGTCATCAGCCTCGACGAGGTCCGGTTCGTCCAGGCCCAGGGCGACTACGCCCGGCTGCACACCGCCGAGTCCAGCTACCTGGTCCGCGTGCCGCTGGCCGATCTGGAGCAGCGGTGGGCGGCGTCCGGGTTCGTGCGCATCCACCGGTCCTTCCTGGTGTGCATGCCGTTCGTGACGGCCCTGAAACTGGGGGCCGCCAAGCCCACCATCCTCGTATCCAACGCCGAGCTGCCGGTCAGCCGCAGGCACCTGCCGCTGCTGCGTGAACGGTTGCAGGCCACCCGGGTTCGGCCGTCGGCATGA
- a CDS encoding potassium channel family protein, translating to MTLERWQKLSEWPLIFISVLFLVAYSIQVLTPSEAIGAATNRFITLSWGLFVIDYAVCLYLAPRRLQWFLRHLHELAIVMLPMLRPLRLLRLVTLLSVLQRVAGNALRGRVVTYILGSSTLLVYIGALAMFDAEHNAPGASIRTFGDALWWAVVTITTVGYGDFAPVTGLGRGIAVGLMIGGIALLGIVTATLASWLLDRVSATESKAEAATADHVDLLLAEIRDLRRTLDQVQAAQLAAQPRPAP from the coding sequence ATGACACTAGAGCGCTGGCAAAAGCTGTCCGAGTGGCCGCTGATCTTCATTTCCGTGTTGTTCCTGGTCGCGTACTCCATCCAGGTGCTCACCCCGTCGGAGGCGATCGGCGCGGCAACGAACCGCTTCATTACGCTCAGCTGGGGCTTGTTCGTCATCGACTATGCCGTCTGCCTCTACCTTGCCCCGCGCCGGCTGCAATGGTTCCTGCGGCATCTGCACGAGCTGGCCATCGTGATGCTGCCCATGCTGCGTCCGTTGCGGCTGCTTCGCCTCGTCACCTTGCTCAGCGTCCTGCAGCGCGTGGCGGGCAATGCCTTGCGCGGGCGGGTTGTGACCTACATCCTTGGGTCTTCGACGTTGCTCGTCTACATTGGCGCGCTGGCCATGTTCGACGCCGAACACAACGCACCCGGTGCCTCGATCAGGACGTTCGGCGACGCGCTGTGGTGGGCGGTGGTCACCATCACCACCGTCGGCTACGGCGACTTCGCGCCGGTGACGGGCCTTGGCCGCGGAATTGCCGTGGGCCTGATGATCGGCGGCATTGCGCTGTTGGGTATCGTCACCGCTACCCTGGCCAGCTGGCTCCTGGACCGGGTTTCCGCCACCGAGTCCAAGGCGGAGGCGGCCACCGCGGATCATGTGGATCTGCTGCTGGCCGAGATCAGGGACCTCCGCCGCACCCTGGACCAGGTCCAGGCCGCCCAGTTGGCTGCGCAGCCGCGCCCGGCGCCCTAG
- a CDS encoding sodium/solute symporter, whose translation MNPAIGFLAVLAVSAATALISFYGLRISRTTDDFYVASRSVPPWLNASAMGGEYLSAASFLGIAGLIMLTGINGLWFPIGYTAGYLMLLFFVAAPLRRSGAYTVPDFAHARLASPLARHVTSILIVVIGWFYIVPQLHGASLTILTATGLPSWVGAVAVMLVVILTVVAGGMRSITLVQSFQYWLKLTAMAVPVMFILLMVTGATGTPAGGAPAGAEFFPDTDPASRRDLYGTLSLLVALMFGTLGLPHVLARFYTNPDGASARRTTLLVLGLLSVFYLFPTVFGVVGRVFLPELVAGGSTDTAVLLLPGTLIGGLGGSLLSALVVAGAFAAFLSTTSGLVVSLAGVASQELFGGGIRGFRIAAVAAAVVPLGLALVTGSPALAQSVGLVFALTASTVGPLLLLGIWWRGLTDAGAVAGMLAGGLLCLTAMVAGPLLGGDSPLHRLLAEPAAWTVPTAFATMVLVSLATRGRRNPGTARFMTKLHVPERPHAVAGQGR comes from the coding sequence GTGAATCCGGCGATCGGGTTTCTCGCCGTCCTTGCGGTTTCCGCAGCCACGGCGTTGATCAGCTTCTATGGCCTGCGCATCTCCCGGACCACCGACGACTTCTATGTGGCGTCACGGTCGGTGCCACCGTGGCTGAACGCGTCGGCCATGGGTGGGGAGTATCTTTCCGCCGCGAGTTTCCTGGGCATAGCCGGGCTCATCATGCTGACGGGGATCAACGGGTTGTGGTTCCCCATCGGTTACACAGCCGGGTACCTGATGTTGTTATTCTTCGTGGCCGCCCCCTTGCGGCGTTCGGGCGCCTACACGGTCCCCGACTTTGCACACGCCCGCCTTGCCTCTCCCCTGGCCAGGCATGTCACCAGTATCTTGATCGTGGTGATCGGCTGGTTCTACATCGTTCCTCAACTGCACGGGGCGTCCCTGACCATCCTCACCGCCACCGGACTGCCGTCCTGGGTGGGTGCCGTCGCGGTAATGCTGGTAGTCATTCTCACAGTGGTTGCCGGGGGCATGCGCTCCATCACCCTGGTCCAGTCGTTCCAATATTGGCTGAAGCTGACGGCCATGGCCGTGCCGGTGATGTTCATCCTGCTGATGGTCACCGGTGCCACGGGCACCCCAGCCGGTGGCGCACCGGCTGGAGCCGAGTTTTTTCCCGACACGGATCCGGCGTCCCGCCGGGACCTCTACGGCACCTTGTCCCTGTTGGTGGCCCTGATGTTTGGCACCCTGGGGCTGCCGCACGTCCTGGCCCGCTTCTACACGAACCCCGACGGCGCCTCCGCACGGCGCACCACGTTGCTCGTATTGGGCCTGTTGTCGGTCTTCTACTTGTTTCCCACCGTGTTTGGCGTAGTGGGCAGGGTCTTCCTTCCCGAGCTCGTTGCCGGCGGATCCACGGACACCGCCGTGCTGCTGTTGCCTGGCACCTTGATCGGCGGCCTGGGCGGCAGCCTGCTTTCGGCCCTGGTGGTGGCCGGCGCATTCGCGGCGTTCCTGTCCACCACCTCGGGATTGGTGGTCTCCCTGGCCGGCGTGGCGAGCCAGGAGCTGTTTGGCGGCGGGATTCGCGGTTTCCGGATCGCCGCGGTCGCTGCCGCCGTCGTGCCCTTGGGGCTGGCACTTGTGACGGGTTCGCCGGCACTGGCACAGTCCGTGGGGCTGGTCTTCGCCCTGACGGCCTCCACGGTGGGCCCGCTGCTGTTGTTGGGCATCTGGTGGCGCGGGCTCACGGACGCCGGAGCCGTGGCCGGAATGCTGGCCGGCGGCCTGCTCTGCCTCACGGCCATGGTGGCCGGGCCGCTGCTCGGCGGGGATTCACCCTTGCACCGGCTGCTGGCTGAGCCGGCGGCCTGGACCGTGCCCACGGCGTTCGCCACCATGGTGCTGGTGTCGTTGGCAACCCGGGGCCGCCGGAACCCCGGCACGGCCCGCTTCATGACAAAGCTGCATGTGCCGGAGCGCCCCCACGCCGTTGCCGGCCAGGGGCGCTAA
- a CDS encoding sensor histidine kinase has product MSAHEAGDTALILLLAAAVVVAVVFAVIGLRVARPHRELGTDAERATFRALHSATAAGTHLRSGLNAAGAVKASKQFRSLLNCAVFAMTDEVQLLAWDGAGAAAKSPDSAAVMSLAAQAMGNGRTQVATLDGSLRRALGLTEADAGLKTAVICPIKVDSRAVGSVIILSRQASAGLVRATNEVADWVSAQLELTELAASRTMLAEAEVRALRAQISPHFIYNSLNAIASFINTDPQRARDLVVEFADFTRYSFRRHGDFTTVAEELRCIDRYLLLESARFGDRLRINLQIAPEVLNTVIPFLSLQPLVENAVRHGLEAKEGVGRLQIGARDRGAFTELTIEDDGVGMDPEQLRLVLAGQRDGHHVGLRNVDSRLRQVYGENHGLLIDTAVGHGMLITMTVPKNQPGNDT; this is encoded by the coding sequence ATGTCCGCTCACGAAGCCGGTGATACCGCGCTGATTCTCCTGCTGGCCGCCGCCGTTGTTGTTGCCGTGGTGTTCGCGGTCATTGGGCTGCGGGTGGCCCGCCCGCACCGGGAATTGGGCACGGACGCCGAGCGCGCCACCTTCCGGGCCCTGCATTCGGCAACCGCGGCCGGGACGCATCTGCGCAGCGGCCTCAATGCCGCCGGGGCGGTAAAGGCCAGCAAGCAGTTCCGGTCACTGCTGAACTGTGCAGTTTTCGCCATGACCGATGAGGTGCAGCTGCTGGCTTGGGACGGCGCCGGGGCGGCCGCCAAGTCGCCGGATTCGGCCGCCGTCATGAGCCTGGCCGCACAAGCAATGGGCAACGGACGCACCCAGGTGGCCACCCTGGACGGTTCGCTGCGCCGGGCGTTGGGCCTCACGGAGGCTGACGCGGGCCTGAAGACGGCCGTCATTTGCCCCATCAAGGTTGACTCCCGCGCCGTCGGATCCGTCATCATCCTCAGCCGGCAGGCCAGCGCCGGGCTGGTGCGGGCCACCAATGAGGTTGCCGACTGGGTGTCCGCGCAACTGGAATTGACCGAGCTGGCGGCCTCGCGGACCATGCTGGCGGAGGCCGAGGTGCGTGCCCTGCGAGCCCAGATCAGCCCCCATTTCATTTACAACTCACTGAACGCGATAGCGTCCTTTATCAACACCGATCCACAACGTGCCAGGGACCTGGTAGTGGAATTTGCCGATTTCACCCGGTACTCCTTCCGCCGCCACGGGGATTTCACCACGGTGGCCGAGGAATTGCGCTGCATCGACAGATACCTCCTGCTGGAGAGCGCCCGCTTCGGCGACCGCCTGCGCATCAACCTCCAGATTGCCCCCGAGGTGCTGAACACCGTCATACCGTTCCTGAGCCTCCAACCACTCGTGGAGAACGCCGTGCGCCACGGCCTGGAAGCCAAGGAAGGGGTCGGCCGGCTCCAGATTGGCGCCCGTGACAGGGGCGCCTTCACGGAACTCACGATCGAGGACGACGGCGTGGGCATGGACCCGGAGCAGCTGCGACTGGTGCTGGCCGGGCAGCGGGACGGCCACCACGTGGGCCTGAGGAACGTCGATTCCCGGCTCCGGCAGGTTTACGGCGAGAACCACGGGCTCCTGATTGACACCGCCGTGGGCCACGGAATGCTCATCACCATGACGGTGCCGAAGAACCAGCCCGGCAACGACACCTGA
- a CDS encoding DivIVA domain-containing protein yields MTVENKTRTNSKFKLVGAKEIGYNVKQVDVFLDRARAYFLNTDTSGAAITSLDVRTASFEPARGGYNAQAVDAAMDRIEDEFVLREKELLIRADGEKAWMIKIGKTASVLRARLHRPDGERFRRPARKSVQSYSVADVDLLCHELLTYIEDNGELSVDVVRRAVFAPAKGVDGYEESQVDAFLDRVVELMASIDTPAET; encoded by the coding sequence GTGACAGTGGAAAACAAGACCCGCACCAACTCGAAGTTCAAGCTGGTTGGTGCCAAGGAAATCGGCTACAACGTCAAGCAGGTCGACGTATTCCTTGACCGCGCCCGCGCCTACTTCCTGAACACGGACACCTCCGGTGCCGCCATCACGAGCCTCGACGTGCGCACGGCGTCGTTCGAACCGGCCCGCGGAGGCTACAACGCCCAGGCCGTCGACGCCGCCATGGACCGGATCGAGGACGAATTCGTGCTCCGCGAAAAGGAGCTGCTGATTCGCGCCGACGGCGAAAAGGCCTGGATGATCAAGATCGGCAAGACCGCCTCGGTGCTCCGCGCCAGGCTGCACCGGCCCGACGGTGAACGGTTCCGCCGCCCTGCCCGCAAGAGCGTGCAAAGCTACAGCGTTGCCGACGTCGACCTGCTGTGCCATGAACTGCTCACCTACATCGAGGACAACGGCGAACTAAGCGTCGACGTCGTCCGACGTGCCGTATTTGCCCCCGCCAAGGGCGTGGACGGCTATGAGGAAAGCCAGGTGGATGCGTTCCTGGACCGCGTGGTGGAGCTCATGGCCTCGATCGACACCCCCGCCGAAACGTAA
- a CDS encoding phosphatidate cytidylyltransferase — MAVTGLPAVPVPPGPIAAIPDDVAKPARAAKPPRTPKAGRDLPAAVGVGVALLVLVIGSLLFFPLAFVVVATAFVCVGVWEVTRAIGDKGIKAPLTPVMVGALAMPASAYFAGSEGLLFALVASAGATLLWRSLDSEPGAVKSILAGIFSLMWVPFLLSFVFLMLRGHESPTLGLTLDLANINRGVLQVIIMLLLVVANDTFGYLVGVLFGKHPMAPKISPKKSWEGFAGSMGGAILVAIPATVFVLNEHWWVGFALAIGMVFAGTGGDFAESMIKRELGIKDMSNLLPGHGGVMDRLDSILFAAPVAYATFTVLGRF, encoded by the coding sequence ATGGCCGTGACGGGCCTTCCCGCCGTCCCGGTGCCGCCGGGCCCCATCGCCGCCATCCCGGACGACGTCGCCAAACCCGCACGTGCGGCCAAGCCCCCGCGCACACCCAAGGCCGGGCGCGACCTGCCCGCCGCCGTCGGCGTCGGCGTTGCCTTGCTGGTCCTGGTGATCGGCAGCCTGCTGTTCTTCCCGCTCGCGTTCGTCGTGGTCGCCACGGCATTCGTGTGCGTTGGCGTCTGGGAGGTGACCCGGGCCATTGGCGACAAAGGCATCAAGGCACCCCTGACCCCGGTCATGGTCGGCGCACTGGCCATGCCGGCGTCGGCCTATTTTGCCGGCTCCGAGGGGCTGCTCTTTGCCTTGGTCGCCAGCGCCGGCGCCACCTTGCTGTGGCGCTCCCTCGATTCGGAGCCGGGTGCGGTCAAGAGCATTCTCGCCGGCATCTTCTCCCTCATGTGGGTCCCGTTCCTGCTCAGCTTCGTGTTCCTGATGCTGCGCGGCCACGAGTCGCCCACGCTCGGGCTGACCCTCGACCTTGCGAACATCAATCGCGGCGTCCTGCAGGTCATCATCATGCTGCTTCTGGTGGTTGCCAACGACACCTTCGGCTACCTGGTGGGTGTCTTGTTCGGCAAGCACCCCATGGCGCCCAAAATCAGCCCCAAGAAGTCCTGGGAGGGTTTTGCCGGGTCCATGGGAGGGGCCATCCTGGTGGCCATCCCGGCCACGGTGTTCGTGTTGAACGAGCACTGGTGGGTGGGATTCGCGCTGGCCATTGGTATGGTCTTTGCAGGCACCGGCGGCGACTTTGCCGAGTCCATGATCAAGCGTGAACTGGGTATCAAGGACATGTCCAACCTGCTGCCCGGCCACGGCGGCGTCATGGACAGGCTGGATTCAATCCTGTTCGCGGCCCCCGTCGCCTACGCCACCTTTACCGTTTTGGGCCGGTTCTAA
- the rpsB gene encoding 30S ribosomal protein S2, with translation MPVVTMRQLLDSGVHFGHQTRRWNPKMKRFILTERNGIYIIDLQQSLSFIDRAYEFVKATVAHGGTVLFVGTKKQAQEAIAEQAARVGMPYVNQRWLGGMLTNFQTVSKRIQRMKELEEINFEDVASSGHTKKELLLLKRELTKLQTNLGGIRNLTKAPSVLWVVDTPKEHLAIDEAHKLKIPVVAILDSNCNPDDVDFPIPGNDDAIRSVALLTRVIADAIAEGLIARNNKATGNEEAPAEPLAEWERELLEGDKAAEAPAVEAEVVAEAPAEAAAEEAATEA, from the coding sequence ATGCCCGTCGTAACTATGCGCCAGCTGCTTGACAGCGGCGTCCACTTTGGACACCAGACCCGTCGTTGGAACCCGAAGATGAAGCGATTCATCCTCACGGAGCGCAACGGCATCTACATCATCGACCTGCAGCAGTCACTGTCTTTCATTGACCGCGCCTACGAGTTCGTCAAGGCCACCGTTGCCCACGGCGGAACCGTACTGTTCGTCGGTACCAAGAAGCAGGCTCAGGAAGCCATCGCAGAGCAGGCCGCACGCGTCGGCATGCCCTACGTGAACCAGCGCTGGTTGGGTGGCATGCTCACCAACTTCCAGACGGTTTCCAAGCGCATCCAGCGCATGAAGGAACTCGAAGAGATCAACTTCGAGGACGTTGCTTCCTCGGGCCACACCAAGAAGGAGCTCCTGCTCCTCAAGCGTGAACTGACCAAGCTGCAGACCAACCTCGGTGGTATCCGCAACCTGACCAAGGCGCCTTCCGTGCTCTGGGTTGTTGACACCCCGAAGGAACACCTCGCCATCGACGAGGCCCACAAGCTGAAGATCCCGGTTGTTGCCATCCTGGACTCCAACTGCAACCCGGACGACGTCGACTTCCCGATCCCGGGCAACGACGACGCCATCCGCTCCGTCGCCCTGTTGACCCGCGTGATCGCCGACGCCATCGCCGAAGGCCTGATCGCCCGCAACAACAAGGCAACCGGCAACGAAGAAGCACCGGCCGAGCCGTTGGCTGAGTGGGAGCGCGAGCTCCTCGAAGGCGACAAGGCCGCCGAGGCCCCCGCCGTTGAAGCTGAAGTTGTTGCCGAGGCTCCGGCCGAAGCTGCCGCTGAAGAAGCTGCAACCGAAGCGTAA
- the pyrH gene encoding UMP kinase: MTTNTPETAQELSINSSGTPKRRRVLLKLSGEVFGAGKLGVDPDTIRGIAKQIASTVGQVEVAIVVGGGNFFRGAELSASGMDRSRADYMGMLGTVMNCLALQDFLEQAGVDTRVQSAITMGQVAEAYIPRRAIRHLEKSRVVIFGAGAGLPYFSTDTVAAQRALEVHADVVLMAKNGVDGVYTADPKKDPDAVKLDHLSYDEAMARDIRVMDQTAFSLCKDNNVTMLVFGMEGEGNVARAILGEELGTLVTP, encoded by the coding sequence ATGACTACGAACACTCCCGAAACCGCGCAGGAACTTTCCATCAACTCATCCGGAACCCCCAAGCGCCGCCGCGTGCTGCTCAAGCTCTCCGGCGAAGTGTTTGGCGCCGGCAAGCTCGGCGTCGACCCGGACACGATCCGCGGCATCGCCAAGCAGATCGCCAGCACCGTGGGCCAGGTCGAGGTCGCCATTGTGGTGGGCGGCGGCAACTTCTTCCGCGGCGCCGAACTCTCCGCCTCCGGCATGGACCGCTCCCGCGCGGACTACATGGGCATGCTCGGCACCGTCATGAACTGCCTGGCCCTGCAGGACTTCCTGGAGCAGGCCGGCGTCGACACCCGCGTCCAGAGCGCCATCACCATGGGCCAGGTCGCCGAGGCCTACATTCCGCGGCGCGCCATCCGCCACCTGGAAAAGAGCCGCGTGGTCATCTTCGGCGCCGGTGCCGGCCTGCCGTACTTCTCCACCGACACCGTCGCAGCCCAGCGCGCGCTGGAAGTCCATGCCGATGTGGTCCTGATGGCCAAGAACGGCGTCGACGGCGTCTACACGGCGGACCCCAAGAAGGACCCCGACGCCGTCAAGCTTGACCACCTCAGCTACGACGAAGCCATGGCCCGTGATATCCGCGTCATGGACCAGACCGCGTTCAGCCTGTGCAAGGACAACAACGTCACCATGCTGGTCTTCGGCATGGAGGGCGAAGGCAACGTTGCCCGCGCAATTTTGGGTGAGGAACTGGGCACGCTCGTCACCCCGTGA
- a CDS encoding M23 family metallopeptidase translates to MRRFLHPGLGQLTGACILAAALLVVPGAAGAALESPTAALPLPASVAWGWPVGGATGGRPHVLHFFDPPDKPWLSGHRGVDLAAPQGTPVHSPTDGVVTFSGVVVDRGVLTIATADGLRLSFEPVASKLKADDAVVRGAVLGTVKGPTHCDTGPPGADSCLHWGVRRGDVYLNPLAFILDLRPSVLLPPE, encoded by the coding sequence ATGAGGCGTTTTCTTCACCCCGGACTGGGGCAGCTAACGGGAGCGTGCATTCTTGCGGCCGCACTGTTGGTGGTGCCCGGCGCCGCCGGCGCCGCGCTTGAAAGCCCGACGGCGGCCCTTCCGTTGCCGGCGTCCGTCGCGTGGGGCTGGCCGGTGGGTGGTGCCACAGGTGGCCGGCCGCATGTGTTGCACTTTTTCGACCCGCCGGACAAGCCCTGGTTGAGCGGACACCGCGGAGTGGATCTCGCCGCACCCCAGGGGACTCCCGTCCACTCCCCCACCGACGGCGTCGTCACATTTTCCGGCGTGGTCGTGGACCGTGGAGTACTGACGATTGCCACGGCCGACGGGTTGCGGCTTAGCTTCGAGCCGGTGGCCTCAAAGCTGAAGGCCGACGACGCCGTAGTACGTGGCGCCGTCCTCGGAACCGTGAAGGGTCCCACGCATTGCGACACCGGACCGCCGGGCGCGGACAGCTGCCTGCACTGGGGCGTGCGACGCGGGGACGTCTACCTCAATCCCCTCGCGTTCATCCTTGACCTGCGCCCGTCGGTGCTGCTCCCGCCCGAATGA
- the tsf gene encoding translation elongation factor Ts, whose amino-acid sequence MANYTAADIKALRERTGAGMMDVKKALDEANGDAEKAMELIRIKGLKGATKREGRSTAEGLVAAAVENGVGVMVEVNCETDFVAKAAPFIEFSNKVLATAIASGAADVETLLAVDVDGKPMSEVVIEAGALLGEKVAIRRLARVEGASVDAYLHKTSKDLPAQVGVLFAVDGDSEAAATVAHDVAVHIAAMSPTYLSREEVSAETVENERRIATETAQAEGKPEAAMTKIVEGRLTGFFKEIVLVDQSFAKDAKKSVGTVLDEAGVKAVGFARFRVGA is encoded by the coding sequence ATGGCGAACTACACCGCCGCTGATATTAAGGCTCTGCGCGAGCGCACCGGCGCTGGCATGATGGATGTCAAGAAGGCTCTCGACGAGGCAAACGGCGACGCCGAGAAGGCCATGGAGCTCATCCGCATCAAGGGCCTCAAGGGCGCCACCAAGCGCGAAGGCCGCTCCACCGCTGAGGGCCTGGTTGCCGCAGCTGTCGAGAACGGCGTTGGCGTCATGGTTGAAGTCAACTGCGAGACCGACTTCGTAGCCAAGGCTGCCCCGTTCATCGAATTCTCCAACAAGGTCCTCGCGACTGCCATCGCTTCCGGTGCAGCCGACGTCGAGACCCTGCTGGCTGTTGACGTTGACGGCAAGCCCATGTCCGAGGTCGTCATCGAAGCCGGCGCACTGCTGGGCGAAAAGGTTGCAATCCGCCGCCTGGCCCGCGTTGAGGGTGCCTCGGTTGACGCTTACCTGCACAAGACCTCCAAGGACCTTCCGGCCCAGGTTGGCGTGCTGTTCGCCGTTGACGGTGACAGCGAAGCCGCTGCGACCGTTGCCCACGACGTTGCCGTGCACATTGCCGCCATGTCCCCGACCTACCTCTCCCGCGAAGAAGTTTCCGCCGAGACGGTCGAGAACGAACGCCGCATCGCCACGGAAACCGCACAGGCCGAAGGCAAGCCCGAAGCTGCCATGACGAAGATCGTTGAAGGCCGCCTGACCGGCTTCTTCAAGGAGATCGTCCTCGTGGACCAGTCCTTCGCCAAGGACGCCAAGAAGAGCGTTGGCACCGTCCTGGACGAAGCCGGCGTCAAGGCTGTTGGCTTTGCCCGCTTCCGCGTTGGGGCATAA
- a CDS encoding acyl-CoA dehydrogenase family protein — protein sequence MSKAAPDLNNLPYADGDFYGFEQMLSDAERERLQEIRDFLAKEIKPIAVDCWNRGEFPMELIPKLAEANLMSPVRHQGYSNLFAGIVHAEFTRADASLATFMGVHDGLFTGSIEVLASEEQKAAWLPDIYAMKKIGAFGLTEPLGGSDVAGGTRTTAVRDGDNWILNGAKRWIGNATFSDWVVIYARDVADNQVKAFLVDTTLPGYTATKIENKTALRTVQNADILLENVVVPHAFKLAGGNSFRDTNKVLKVTRLAVAWQAVGQQLAAFDVARRYAVERHQFGRPIASFQLVQDQLVKMLGNVVACMGMMVRLAQLEDQGLAKDEQSALAKAFTTARMRETVAMGRSIMGGNGIVTDYEMAKIFADAEAIYSYEGTYEINTLVTGRAITGISAIV from the coding sequence ATGTCCAAGGCTGCCCCCGACCTCAACAACCTGCCCTACGCCGACGGCGACTTTTACGGATTCGAGCAAATGCTCTCCGACGCCGAACGCGAACGCCTGCAGGAGATCCGCGACTTCCTGGCCAAGGAAATCAAGCCCATTGCCGTCGACTGCTGGAACCGCGGCGAATTCCCCATGGAGCTGATTCCCAAACTGGCCGAGGCAAACCTCATGAGCCCCGTCCGCCACCAGGGTTACTCCAACCTCTTTGCCGGGATCGTGCACGCCGAATTCACCCGTGCCGACGCGTCCCTTGCCACCTTCATGGGCGTCCACGACGGGCTGTTCACCGGATCCATCGAGGTCCTGGCCTCCGAGGAGCAGAAGGCCGCATGGCTGCCGGACATCTACGCCATGAAGAAGATCGGCGCCTTCGGCCTGACCGAACCCCTGGGTGGCTCCGACGTTGCCGGCGGCACCCGCACCACGGCGGTGCGCGACGGCGACAACTGGATCCTCAACGGCGCCAAGCGCTGGATCGGCAACGCCACGTTCTCCGACTGGGTGGTCATCTACGCCCGCGATGTTGCCGACAACCAGGTCAAGGCGTTCCTTGTGGACACCACGCTTCCCGGCTACACGGCCACGAAGATTGAAAACAAGACCGCTCTGCGCACCGTGCAAAACGCGGACATCCTGCTGGAAAACGTCGTGGTGCCGCACGCATTCAAACTGGCCGGCGGCAACAGCTTCCGCGATACCAACAAGGTCCTGAAGGTCACCCGCCTCGCCGTGGCCTGGCAGGCCGTGGGGCAGCAGCTGGCCGCCTTCGACGTGGCCCGCCGCTACGCCGTGGAGCGCCACCAGTTCGGCCGCCCCATCGCCTCCTTCCAACTCGTCCAGGACCAGCTCGTGAAGATGCTCGGCAACGTGGTGGCCTGCATGGGCATGATGGTCCGGCTGGCCCAGCTCGAAGACCAGGGACTGGCCAAGGACGAGCAGTCGGCCCTGGCCAAGGCCTTCACCACCGCCCGCATGCGCGAAACTGTCGCCATGGGCCGCTCCATCATGGGTGGTAACGGGATCGTCACCGACTACGAGATGGCCAAGATCTTCGCCGACGCCGAGGCCATCTACTCCTACGAAGGCACCTACGAGATCAACACGCTCGTCACGGGGCGCGCCATCACCGGCATCTCCGCCATCGTCTAA